A single window of Solanum dulcamara chromosome 5, daSolDulc1.2, whole genome shotgun sequence DNA harbors:
- the LOC129889021 gene encoding potassium channel KAT3-like — MSFSYAKYSGFFSSDLLPSLGTKINHETKLQKYIISPLDRRYRAWEIFLLILVIYTAWVTPFEFAFLIYKIDALVIFDNIVNFFFAIDIFLNFFLAYLDKESYILVDDPKKIAIRYLSTWFIFDVCSTVPFHDFIFIDHKESGVGFKLLSMLRLWRLRRVSALFARLEKDIRFNYFWTRYAKLISVTLFAVHCAGCFNYVIADRYPDTKRTWIGAANPNFKEDSLWDRYITSLYWSIVTLTTTGYGDLHAENTREMLFDIFYMLFNLGLTSYIIGNMTNLVVHWTGYTRNFRDNVEAAQEFAKRNQLSPRIQDQILSHICLKFKTEALQQKGTLNVLPKAIRSSIAHYLFLPIVQNVSLFRGVSRDLLFQLVPEMEAEYYPPKEDVILQNESQTDLYIIVSGALDILADIDGLEQIIGKAVAGESFGEIGVLFGRPQPYAVRTTEISQILCLSRKTLLNILRDNPEDERVIMRNLVQKLQGFGGFDNVDEASNPSLVFNKCSHVSKQDTSTIPSDVISINIQTLEARTKKQVENEGESCGCNVQRVLDHSVVSKARIEMAPSPPERRWKEDQLNAKHGGNKSMHELPSSYVNESDLNEVPCCSYSGNRSQSGAKGGKSIKKRVTIHMKNNITSLQEQNGKLIILPDTLEELFRMAGQRFGDYNLKKVVNAEDVEIDEIDVIRDGDHLFFLSTDWSCVESSTM; from the exons ATGTCATTTTCTTATGCTAAATACTCTGGTTTCTTCTCTAGTGATCTTCTTCCTTCTCTTGGAACCAAAATCAACCACGAAACAAAGCttcaaaaatatatcatttCTCCCTTGGATCGTCGTTACAG GGCTTGGGAGATATTTTTACTGATTCTTGTCATCTACACGGCGTGGGTTACGCCTTTTGAGTTTGCATTTCTGATATACAAAATAGATGCCTTAGTCATCTTTGACAACATTGTCAATTTCTTCTTTGCTATTGACATTTTCCTCAACTTCTTCCTGGCTTATCTTGATAAAGAGTCATATATTCTTGTTGATGATCCTAAAAAGATAGCAATAAG GTACTTATCAACCTGGTTCATATTTGATGTTTGTTCCACTGTACCATTTCATGATTTCATCTTTATTGATCACAAAGAAAGCGGCGTTGGATTTAAATTGCTAAGTATGCTCAGACTTTGGCGTCTTAGAAGAGTCAGTGCCCTGTTTGCAAG GCTTGAGAAGGACATCCGTTTTAACTATTTCTGGACGCGATATGCAAAATTGATATCT GTAACTTTGTTTGCAGTGCATTGTGCTGGATGTTTTAACTATGTGATTGCAGATAGATATCCTGATACTAAAAGAACATGGATTGGTGCAGCAAATCCCAATTTCAAAGAAGATAGCCTGTGGGACAGATATATAACTTCACTATATTGGTCTATTGTAACACTAACAACAACTGGTTATGGAGACTTACATGCTGAGAACACAAGGGAAATGCTCTTTGACATCTTTTACATGTTGTTTAATTTGGGATTGACATCTTACATCATCGGTAACATGACAAATCTTGTAGTTCACTGGACCGGCTACACAAGAAACTTC AGGGATAATGTAGAAGCAGCTCAAGAATTTGCGAAACGAAATCAGTTGTCACCAAGGATACAAGATCAGATTTTGTCTCATATATGTCTTAAATTCAAAACTGAAGCATTGCAACAAAAAGGGACCTTGAATGTCCTTCCAAAAGCTATCAGATCAAGCATTGCACATTACTTGTTTTTACCAATAGTTCAAAATGTCAGTCTGTTCCGAGGCGTTTCCAGGGACCTGCTTTTCCAACTG GTTCCGGAAATGGAAGCTGAATACTACCCTCCCAAGGAAGATGTGATTTTACAGAATGAGTCTCAAACAGATTTGTACATAATAGTCTCAGGAGCATTG GATATTCTAGCAGATATCGATGGACTTGAACAA ATCATTGGGAAGGCTGTTGCTGGAGAGTCATTTGGAGAAATAGGTGTTTTATTTGGAAGGCCACAGCCATATGCTGTAAGAACAACtgaaatttctcaaattttatgTCTGAGTAGGAAAACATTACTGAACATTCTTCGAGACAATCCAGAAGATGAACGGGTTATAATGAGAAATCTTGTTCAG AAACTGCAAGGATTTGGAGGCTTTGATAATGTGGATGAGGCCAGCAACCCAAGTTTAGTCTTCAACAAATGTTCTCATGTTTCTAAGCAAGATACGTCAACCATTCCTAGCGATGTGATTAGTATAAATATCCAAACTTTAGAAGCTAGAACTAAGAAACAAGTAGAAAATGAAGGTGAAAGTTGTGGATGTAACGTCCAAAGAGTTCTTGATCATTCTGTTGTTTCCAAGGCGCGTATTGAAATGGCTCCGAGCCCACCAGAAAGAAGATGGAAAGAAGATCAACTCAATGCAAAACATGGAGGAAACAAAAGCATGCATGAGTTGCCATCAAGTTATGTAAATGAGAGTGACTTAAATGAGGTCCCCTGCTGTTCTTATTCAGGTAATAGAAGTCAAAGTGGTGCAAAAGGGGGAAAATCCATCAAGAAGAGAGTTACTATTCACATGAAAAACAACATCACTTCATTGCAGGAGCAGAATGGGAAGCTAATAATACTACCTGATACACTAGAAGAGCTATTCAGAATGGCAG GTCAAAGATTTGGAGACTACAATCTCAAGAAAGTTGTAAATGCAGAGGATGTAGAAATAGATGAGATAGATGTCATTAGAGATGGAGATCACTTGTTCTTTCTTTCAACTGATTGGTCATGTGTAGAAAGTAGTACAATGTGA